From Pan troglodytes isolate AG18354 chromosome 1, NHGRI_mPanTro3-v2.0_pri, whole genome shotgun sequence:
TCAGGGATGGTAATAACTAAGTTTGTAGCAGGGTAGGATTGATATTCTCCTTTCTAGATACAAAGCAGAGTAAGACATCGTTTTTCCTCTGACTAATCTAgaagttatgtgtgtgtgtgttatcggGAAAGATAGCTCATGAGCCTTTTACCCTGCGTATGTACATGGAAGCTGAGGCTGGGAGCAGCCTGTATTTACTAGTAACATTGTTTCCTAAAGCCCCAGCAGAGTAACATATCCTCCCCCTGCCAAGACTCAGTAGCTCACTTCTATCTCCTACAGCATCCAGTCAGAAGTGTCCTTTGAGGGAGCCTATGGGAACCTCAAGCGGCTGTATGACAAGGCAGTCAAAATGTACCACCAATTGAAGAAGTGTGAGACTCGGAAACTGTCTCCTGGCAAAAAGCGGTGAGTGGGGCCTGTGAGGAGCACGGGTTTTTTCTGCAGTTGGTGCAGTAGGACCATAGGGACTGTGGGACCATTCAGCATTTACTTTTGGCTCTTCTCATTTCAGATGTAAAGACATTAAAAGGTTGCTAGTGAACTTTATGTATCTGCAAAGCCTCCTACAGCCCAAAAGCAGGTGAGTGGAAGAGAGCATGAACCTGAACTGTCCTGTGAGCCCCAGCCATGATGCTTTACAGAAGGAACCTTGACAAGGGTGGACTGTCGAGTTCTGCCCTCAGTTTGAACATCCGTAACCAATTCATCCTTTCTTGGCATTCCTCACTGTTTCTCCCAAGGGTCCTATGCCCATCCTCCTCCCAGCAGCTCTCCCTATGGCACAGAATGGGCGCTTAGGAGATGTTGAAGAGGGAATGGCTGAATGGGAAGCCTACTCACATCCCTTCCCCTGTTTTAGTTGCTATGGAGATCAATCCAGCACTACCCTTCCCTGGTGTGCTCTCAGGTCTCCCCTGCAGCATCCCATAGTCCTTTCTCTGAATCTTGTATTCCCTGctcttctccttccccagcccccaccactgACCTCCCCTGTTACTCCTGCCCCTCTGTAGCTCCGTGGACTCAGAGCTGACCTCACTTTGCCAGTCAGTCCTGGAggacttcaacctctgcctcttctACCTGCCCTCCTCACCCAACCTCAGCCTGGCcagtgaggatgaggaggagTATGAGAGTGGATATGCTTTCCTCCCGGACCTTCTCATCTTTCAAATGGTCATCATCTGCCTTATGTGTGTGCACAGCTTGGAGAGAGCAGGTAACCTTCCCTAtgttcctcttttctcttccacTGGCTTTGGGGATCCTCACTCCCCTTTTCTGCAGCTCCTTATTCATAAACTTCCTTCCACAAGCAGCCTCTTCACTCCTGTGTCACTGCTTGGCTGTGGGCAAGTAAGGGCCAAGGGATCCTACCCTAAAGGAGGTCCTGGTAATTGAGTACAAGCAACAGCACAtttccttcccccttctcctTACTGCCTCCCATAAATATGCACACCCTTGGCCAGGGCCTGTGCAGACACAAGGGTCAGGGTACTTAGTGATCATCCAGACAGAATTTCAGACCTTCTGTTGGAGGCATTTAGGCAATTCTGGAAGCCTTTCTGGCAGACGTGTATGTAGAGCAAGATTGGGAGGTAAGGAGGGATAGGACTGGATGTGAAGGCTCTTGAGAGATGGGGAGGAACCTCAGAGCCAGGGAGGATGAGATGGGACAAAAGGATATGCTTATCTGAAGGAGTACAAGGTGAGATGGTAAATTCTAGATTATGGAAGGGATAATAGGACACgtacagtgcctcacgcctgtaatcccagcactttgggaggccgaggcgggcggattgagcccaggagttcaggacccagcctgggcaacatagtgagactcttgtctctaaaaagttaaaaaaaaaaaaaaaagaatctttgatAAGTAGTTGGATCCTTGGAAGAGTTGAGAACAGATGAGATGTGGTTGGAATTGATGGTGCCTACTCCTCATCAGGGCCCTAGGCCCCTAATGCCTGGCTTTCCTGACTTCAGGATCCAAGCAGTACAGTGCAGCCATTGCCTTCACCCTGGCCCTCTTTTCCCACCTCGTCAATCATGTCAACATACGGCTGCAGGCTGAGCTGGAAGAGGGCGAGAATCCCGTCCCGGCATTCCAGAGTGATGGCACAGGTGGGAGAATGGGGGAGGTCATCACTATGGAAAGGTTGGTGTGGGGCATGGGGATGAAGGAAAGGAACACAGACTCGGGGGAAGTGGTGTTGGAGAGCACATTCCAGCTTCCAGGCTCCACCTGTTCCTCGGGCTCCACCTGACCTTCCTCTTTCCGCAGATGAACCAGAGTCCAAGGAACCtctggagaaagaggaggagccaGATCCTGAGCCTCCTCCTGTAGCACCCCAAGTGGGTGAGGGCAGAAAGAGCCGTAAGTTCTCTCGCCTCTCCTGTCTCCGCCGTCGCCGCCACCCACCCAAAGTTGGTGATGACAGTGACCTGAGTGAAGGCTTTGAATCGGACTCAAGCCATGACTCAGCCCGGGCCAGTGAGGGCTCAGACAGTGGCTCTGACAAGAGTCTTGAAGGTGGGGGAACGGCCTTTGATGCTGAAACAGACTCGGAAATGAATAGCCAGGAGTCCCGATCAGACTTGGAAGatatggaggaagaggaggggacacGGTCACCAACCCTGGAGCCCCCTCGGGGCAGATCAGAGGCTCCCGATTCCCTCAATGGCCCACTGGGCCCCAGTGAGGCTAGCATTGCCAGCAATCTACAAGCCATGTCCACCCAGATGTTCCAGACTAAGCGCTGCTTCCGACTGGCCCCCACCTTTAGCAACCTGCTCCTCCAGCCCACCACCAACCCTCATACCTCGGCCAGCCACAGGCCTTGCATCAATGGGGATGTAGACAAGCCTTCAGAGCCAGGTATTTGGACCACTTCATCATCCTGTTCTGGTCTGCACCTCCATGCCATAGACACTCACCAGAGAGGCCGCTTTCCTATCTGTGTGAATGACCTCTCGTCTCTACCCTTACCTTTGGCCCTCTGCCTGTGGTGTAGCCCATGAGTTTTTTCCTGAGGGTCCACTCTCCTGCTCACTTCCTTATTCCCATCTCCCAACCCAtttgttggttttatttcttttgcactTCACCCTGCCCTGTGGGTTTGGGGCTTTCCTCCCTACACAACAATTGCAGCTGCAGCTTCCTTCCCTGTGCCATCCCAAGTCCCTCCAGGGCTTCTGGAAGCTAGAAAAACTGGTACCCACCAGCGCAGGTGCATTGGAGTGAGACTTCTCTCCTGAGGATATTCCCTGCAAACAGAGTACCCATTTAGTAGCAGCAACCGTTTGTTAAGGCTACTCTATGCATCGTTCTAGGGCGTTGTCTTATTTAACCTTCATAGCAGTCTTGTGGTAGAAGAGTTGTCATCCCTACTCTAGGCTGTCTTTTActtccaaagttttttttttttttttttttaagacagggtcttacctatcgcccagactggagtgcagtggcgccatcttggctcactgcaaccactgcttcccaggctcaaacgattctcttacctcagccttctgagtagctgggatgacaggcatgcactaccatgcccggctaatttgtgtgtgtgtgtgtgtatttttttttttttttttttgagacagagtctctgttgcccaggctggagggcagtggcacgatctcggctcactgcagcctctgcctcccaggttgaagtgattcttctgcctcagcctcccaagtagctgggactagaggcgcgcaccaccatgcccggctaatttttgtatttttagtagagacggggtttcgccatgttggccaggctggtctcaaactcctgaccttaggtgatcttcctaccttggcctcccaaagtgctgggattacaggtgtgagccgccacgcctaGCCCCTCCAAACTTTTATACATAGTGTTTTGTCTGTCTGGCAAGTGCTTTTCCTCCCTTGCTCCCAGCCTGTGACTTAGCTAATTCTTACATGCCCCCCCTAGATTTTAGCTTAAAAGTCATTTGGTCTGGGACTCCTTCAAGGGTATGTTAGATTTGCTTCTTGTGGCCTCCTGCACCTCTGCAGCCTCCAGTCCTTTTCCACTCTATTGAGGTTGACTGTTGATTTGTCTGTCTCCCCAGTTAGAGTCTGAACTGCTTGAGGGCAGGACAGAATATATCTTACTTATTGCTGTATCCCTAGTACctaacacagtgtctggcacatggatGGGACTTAAGAACTATCCAATGACTGAGTGAATGACAGAAATGAGGGATGCTCAGAGATGTGAAGGGACCTGTCCAGTGTTCTCACTTGCAAAGTAGAAGAGGTAGGAATTAaaagtaactctttttttttttttttttttgagacggagtctcgctctgttgcccaggctggagtgcagtggcgcaatctcggctcactgcaacctccacctcccgggttcaagcaattctcctgcctcagcctcccgagtagctgagattacaggcatgcaccaccacacccagctaatttttgtatttttagtagagacagggtttcaccatgttggccaggctggtcttgaactccgaaccttgtgatccgcccgcctcggcctcccaaagtgcagggattacaggcgtgagccaccacacccggcctgaaagTAACTCTTTTAAAACCATACCCCttgcttttctccctcccttatAGCTCCCCTCTAACTGTCTGCCCTGCCTTCCAGCACAGAGTAGGCATTTCATAAATCCTAGTTGAATGAATAGCTGTAGATCAACGTCACAAATTACTTGAGTCTATAAGAATCATATTTAAAAGGCACCATATTTAAAAAGCAACCTTGGTAAAATGAATTTGAtgagattaaaaaacaacaacagttaGTGGGCCTGGAAAAATTGAACAAGGGCCTGTAAGTGGTTCCCCAGATTTTTCATATCCAAATTCCTCGGAAGGGCCCAGGCCAGGTGGAAGCATGCTCCCTGCACAGAGCTGAGGCCTGTTCCCAAGTGTCAGTTGTTTATCccagtttttttctcttccattcacCCACCCCCCAGCCTCTGAGGAGGGCTCTGAGTCGGAGGGGAGTGAGTCCAGTGGACGCTCCTGTCGGAATGAGCGCAGCATCCAGGAGAAGCTTCAGGTCCTGATGGCCGAAGGTCTGCTTCCTGCTGTGAAAGTCTTCCTGGACTGGCTTCGGACCAACCCCGACCTCATCATCGTGTGTGCGCAGGTGTGTCAGTCCACTCCATTGCCCCTGTCAGGTCCCAGGGTCTTGGAGGAGGGGATGAGCCAGGATGGGGCCTGAGGATCCCCCCTGATGGCCAAGGCAAGAATTATTGCCAAGCAATTAATCACCTATCTGTGCTGGGCCCTTATGCTCTGACAGGGAAGGAttaggcatgatcttggctctcacAAAGCCTGTGGCCAGGGAACAATTAGCGAGCTGcttattttgctttgtatccCCAATGCTGGGCATAATGCCTGCCATTATGAGTAATGCCAGTAGAAGTATGTGTTCAAGGACCAAAGTTGATAAATACCAAAGAATccagagaagggagagaacaTTGAGTAGAGGATAGTGACAGAAGAGATGGGAACTTCTGACAAGAGTTGTGAAGATGTACTAGGCAGGGGAAACAGCTTAAGGAGAGTCACACAGGACCGAGCTCTTGTCAAGCCGGCTGCCATGGAGGCTGGGTGGGGCCATGGTAGCTTTCCCTCCCTTCTCAGGTTCAGAGTGTCAGCCTTGAACTTCTAATTCCCAGAGGCATTTattcagtgttttcttctaggggcATACCTGCCCTGCTGTGGAAGACTTTCTTCCCTGTGGGTCGCCCCAGTCCCTAGATGAGACGGTTTGGGTCAGGGCCAGGTGCACCGTTGGGTGTGTGCTTATGTCTGATGACAGTTAGTTACTCAGTCATTAGTCATTGAGGGAGGTGTGGTAAAGATGGAGATGCTGGGTCACATCCCTAGAGAGGTGTTCCAGTATGGGCACATGGGAGGGCTGGAAGGATAGGTTACTGCTAGACGTAGAGAAGCCACGTCCTTTAACACCCTGGCTTTTCCCACTGCCAAGATCCAGAAAGTCCTTGTGGTTTCgctgctttctccttttttttttttttctgagatggagtctggctctgtcgcccaggctggagtgcagtggcacgatctcggctcactgcaagttccgcctcctaggttcataccattctcccacctcagcctcccgagtagctgggactacaggcgccaccacgcccagctaattttttgtatttttagtagagacggcgtttcaccatgttagccaggatggtcttgatccgcctgcctcagcctcccaaagtgctgggattacaggcgtgagccaccacgcccggcctgctttCTTCTTTCATGAAGCATTCAGCTGGTGAAAAagctcagccaggctggtctggaactcttgacctcaagtgatctgcctgcctcagcctcccaaagtgctgagattacaggcatgagccactgcacccagtccgaatgtggctttttttgttttgttttgttttgaaacaaggtctcactgttgcccaggctgcagtgcagtggcgtacCTCAgctccactgcagcctcaacctcctgggctcaagcaatcctcccaactgagcctccccagtagctggggctacaagcgcatgccaccacgcctggctatttttttttttttttttttttttgagaaggagtttcattctcgttgcccaggctggagtgcaatggcacagtctcagctcactgcagcctccgcctcctgggttcaagcgattctcctgcctcagcctcctgagtagctgggattataggcacctgccaccatgcctggctaattttttttgtatttttagtagagatggggtttcaccatgttggccaagctggtctccaactcctgacctcaggtgatccgcctaccttggccttccaaagtgctgggattataggcatgaaccaccgtgcccagccagcccagctaatttttgtgttttttgtagagacaaggttttgccttgttgtccaggcttcttttgttaattttaaaatcaaacccCCACAGGCCTCTGAACATAGGCCAGATCCCTCAGGGTGGTGCTTTCCTTGCTCACTGCTGTTCTCCACCACTGTCTCTAGCTGAaggcctcctctcccttctctctccccagaGCTCTCAAAGTCTGTGGAACCGCCTGTCTGTGTTGCTGAATCTGTTGCCTGCTGCTGGTGAACTCCAGGAGTCTGGTGAGTGGGTCCCTGGCACtaccctcctttcttttctccctcattGTCCCCACTAAGCCCATCTCCCCTCCCCATAACCCAGCCCTTGGGGTAAGGAGGTTAATGGGATTCACTGCCAGCCTCCCTAGCACACAGCAGTCATTGTGTGGTCTAGGCCTCTCTGGTTTCCCACCACAACACTGCTGTACTGTGGGCAGGTGGCCTGGTCAGCAAGGGAGTGTGCTCCCTGGGGAATGCAAGGGCAGAGTGAGAGGGCCCTGGGAGCCAGACCTAGCTGCTGCTGTTGCACTGATGCCTGTGGTCATTGAGAATTGACTTTGACCTACCAAGTTTGTTTGTCTGGCTCATCTCCTACCACCTTCCAGCTGGAAAACTCCACCTGCTCCTACCTGCTAAGACTTGCCAAGGGCTATTCATTCATCCTGAGCGCCTCCTCTCATTTCCATCCCAATGTAATTGTCCCTGCTGTCAGGAAGCCTTCCTGACCTGAGCCATCCTTGTTCTTCCTGAGCCCCTCTGCTCTGCCTGACTGGCTCTTATGTGTCCATCTCTCTTTACTTCACTCCCTCCGTCTCTCCGCACTGTCCTAGGGTATGTCCTGCCTCATCATCTCATCAGCCTGATAATTCCTAAAGGGAAGGGTTATGTCTCTCTGACTGGGAGTTCCCACAGGACAGATGGTCTTATGTGTCCTTCTTCTGCCCAGGCCTGGCCTTGTGTCCTGAGGTCCAAGATCTTCTTGAAGGTTGTGAACTGCCTGACCTCCCCTCTAGCCTTCTGCTCCCAGAGGACATGGCTCTTCGTAACCTGCCCCCGCTCCGAGCTGCCCACAGACGCTTTAACTTTGACACGGATCGGCCCCTGCTCAGCACCTTAGAGGAGGTAAGGATAGCATTTCTTATGCCACAGCTCTGTTTGTCAGTCACAAACAGCAGCAAATGGGTTCAGatctggggagggagggggcaggatGCCCTCTTCCACCCAGACAGGGACAGTGTCCTTGGGGCTACAGGCTGTGCTTCCTTCTTCATTCAGTGAGCCATTTTAGCTTTTTTCCTGCCTTGGCAGTCCTTCTAAAGGTCTGCCATTGGTAGTTTCTACTATTGTAGAACAACCACCCCCttcctttctctgccttctgTAAAGGGCAGAACAAATAGTTATTAGGGCTTCGAAATCTTTATCAGTCTGTTTTCTAACTCTGGGCCCAGCCTGCTCCGAGCTGAACATCAAACAATCATAGAAAGTTAGAGCTGGAAGGGAATGTGCTGCCCGCTTAGTCCAGCAGCTTTCACCCTTAAATCTCCATCACCACATGGGCCATCTGGGGGCAGCAGAGGGAAGTCAAGCAGACAGGCCACCCAGTCCTGACATACATAAACCACCTGGCTGCTCCCTCCAACCAGAGCTGCTTggctctgttttatattttagagttCTAGGTAAGATTTTTATTTGAGAGGGAAGAAGGGTTTTACTGACCACAAAAATAAgttggggccaggtgcaatggctcacctttgtaatcccagcacttggtggggggccaaggcaggtggatcgcttgagctcaggagtttaagaacagcctgggcaatatggcaggACCCCAtttctatcaaaaaataaaaaaattagctgggcatggtggtgcgcacctgtagtcccagctacttgggggccgaggcaggaggatgacttcagcccaggaggtagaggctgcagtgagctgtaatcacaccactgcactccagactgggtaacaaagcgagattcgtctcaaaaaaataataaattggaaaatgtgATCTAGTTTGGTCCCCTGGAGCATATGAGAAGCATTAGGAGAGAGATGGTattagaacccaggtctcctCACTTCCAGCCCAGTGTCCTTTGCTCTTGTTTCTTAGCCCAAGTCCTGGTTTTCTGGTCCTCCTAGGAGTTTTCTTGCTGTACCTACTCGTTTTCTGGCAGTTAGAGGCTCTGGGCCTTAGTGTTTCTCCTTCCCACCCCATAGACCACAAATCTTCCCCTGGAGCCCTTGTTGGCTGAGGTGGCTGGGCcagcagggaggtgggagggtgggagtggagggTCCTGGAGGGCAGGGTGGGTCTAGAGGGCCCTGCTCAGCAGCGCTGGGCTCCTGTATCTCCCCACAGTCAGTGGTGCGCATCTGCTGCATCCGCAGCTTTGGTCATTTCATCGCCCGCCTGCAAGGCAGCATCCTGCAGTTCAACCCAGAGGTTGGCATCTTCGTCAGCATTGCCCAGTCTGAGCAGGAGAGCCTGCTGCAGCAGGCCCAGGCACAGTTCCGAATGGTGAGTCAGGCCTTCCCCTCCCCATCAGCTCTGCTCCCATTGGGCTCACTGAGAAACCAGGGCAAGAGGCTCAGACCCTCTGGTGGTCTCCACCTGAAGGACATAGTAAGATGCctagggagaggggaggggaggctgggagggaggcCTGGGAAGGACTAAGGGATGGGACTGATAGACAGGGactaagagggttttttttttttatgagatggagtcccgctctgttgccaggctggagtgaagtgacgtgatctcagctcactgcaacctccggctcccaggttcaagtgattctcctgcctcagcctcctgagtagctgggactacaggcgcacgccaccacacccagctaatttttgtatttttagtagagacagggtttcaccatgtaggccaggatggtctcgatctcttgcccttgtgatccacctgccttggcctcctaaagtactgggattacaggcatgagccaccacgcctggcctgagagGGGCTTTGAGCAGAGGCTGCCTAGCTCAAGACCTGTACCCAGACTGACCTGGGGTTGAGGCCATCTCTGTCACCTTTTAGTCTATGaattgagcaagtcacttaacctcacCACGCCAGTTTCCTTGTCAGTTATGTGGGAACAAACAGAATCCACTTTATGGAGTTTTTTGAAGATGGAATGATAGTGGGTATGAGGTGCCTTGCACATTGTCTTATGGCACATGTGTGTGCTTAGCAAATGCTCCCTCTGTTCCCTTTCATTCAAGAGGGATAAAGACTGAGGAATAGAAGGGAGTGGAGGGCTCCTGATATAAGGGGCCATGAAGGAACCTTCCCATCCCAGACATGGTCCCATCCCACAGGGGCCCCAAAGGGTGGAAAGTGGCCTGTGGTACCTCTTTTCCATCCAGTAATTCATTCCACGAATATTTATCGAGAGTCCATTTTGTGCCAGACATGACAGTATTCTAGGCACTGGGGttatagcagtgaacaagacagtcctttctcttgtgggcaacAATCTGGTTTTCACAGTGGGGCCTGCACAGCCTTGGGCATGTTTCCCAACACACCACCCTGAGCTAAGTGGCACCAGAACATTTGGGGTGTTAGTGTCTGGCACAGGAAGTATGATGTGTCTCAGCAACCCCTCAGGGTTTCTTCTTCATCTCAAGCCAATCCCCTCCTCCACATTCTTCCTTTGCACCTGTCCCAGGGCCAGTAGCTTCCACACCCTGTCTGAGTGCCATTTCTTGTGGGCATTCTGCTTGGCTGGAAAGGGGCAAAAGCTCCCCAGAAACTCCCTTCCTTACTGTCTGAAAAACAAGcacattttgttaaaaacaaacctTTGTTAAGGCTTTTATTGCTAGTCCATAGAGGAAGACATGGGGAGGGggttacaaaaataattatgggGAAGTTAGACAGCTTCAAAAAATGTTAGGAGTTTTTGCAGGCATTTCCTCTAGCCTAAAGCTCTTGAAGACACTCTTCCTGTGGGGGGGTAGGGAGTACCTGCAAGCCCTTCTCATGTGGTGCTAGACTCCACATGCCAAGATAGACACAGGCCACGTTGCTTGCTGGGGCTGCCTCCTCCTCTGCTTGAGTCACAGGCTTCCACCCCGAAGGGCTTATCCCCAGCCCAGAGGAGTGTTGTCGTTATCACATTTATCAAGAGTTTTCTCTGTGCACAGCCTGGTTTGCATGTGACATCTCAATTAACCCTTGCAGCAGCCCAGTGAGGTAGGTGCTTGCatcctccattttatagataagaaacagtaggctgggctctgtggctcacgcctataatctcagcactttgggaggccaaggcgggcggatcacttgaagtcaggagttcgagaccagcctggccaacatggtgaaacctcgtctctactaaaaatacaaaaaatagccgggcatggtggcaggtgcctgtagtcccagctacttgggaggctaaggcagaataatcacttgaacctgggaggcagaggttgcagtgagtgaagatcgtgccactgcactccagcctcggcgacagagcgagactctgtctcagaaaaaaaaaaaaaaggaaaagaaaagaaaatgtagaaagacAAAGGAATATTCCCAAGATCAGAAAGTATAGTCGGTGGTAGAGCCAGGGCTCTGGAGTTGGACACACTATGAATTTCTTATCCTGGCTCTTTTCTGCTGCTTTAGAGACTTAGCTTCTCTGTAGGCCAAGTGGGCACTAGGAGTTGCGGGGGGTGTAGTACCTGCTGATGGGACTTCTGAAGGTAGGCTTTCCCTCTGAGGAACGCGTAGGCCTACATCTGTTTGAAATGCTGGGTTGGTAATGTCAGAGCCTCATATTAGCACAGCTCCATCTTCTTGGGTCCAGGCGGATCTCACTCACCTACACTAGTTCTCTGGGGGAGCTTTTACACAAGTGCCCCCATCCCCCTCTCTTGAATATGGAGTTTCACAATTACCATTTTAGTCTAAAAGCAACTCATTGGCTTGATTTCTGCAGTGGGAAGAGGGAAAGTTTGTCTCTGGTGCCTCCCTTGCTTACCAGTTTGCCCACAGGGCCTGTGAGAAAATGGCTgttaggttgaggctgcagtgagccaagatcttgccgctgccctccaacctgggtgacagtgaaaccctgcctcaaaaaaaaaaaaaaaaaaaaaaagaagatggctCTCACCTAGGCTCTGGCCTTCTGCTtccattctttcatttgtttacatTGTTTCTCAAGGGGACACTCTTGGCACCTTGGGCAGGACAATTCTTTGTTGTGCAGGACTCTGCAGGGGGTTGGGAGTGGATCTTGCAACTACAGATGTTATTCCTCTTTCCCTAGTCTTCCCACTAatgtctgttttctctttgtaatCCAGTCCAGGACCCACAGTATGTTTGACTGTCATGTATCCTTAGTCTCATGCAATCTCTGACAGttctcagtttttccttttctttcctgatgTGACACTTTCGAAGAGTACTGGTCAGTTATTTCATAgtgtccctcaatttgggtttgtgtGATGTGGTCTCATGATgagaatgagaattttttttcttttttgagacagggtcttgctctgttgacccaggctgaagtgcagtggcacgaccatagctcactgcagccttgaactcctggcctcaagcaattgtcctgcctcagcctcctgagtagctaggactacaggcatgcatcaccaagcttgactgatttttaaaataaaaaatatatacttttttttgtagaaatgtgatcttgctatgttgctgaggctggtcccaaactccagaactcaagcagtcctcctgcctcggcctcccatattgctgggattacaggcatgagctactgtgcctggccccaagattaatattttatttaatttttatttttatttttgtatttttatttatttattttctttgagacggagttttgctcttgttgtgcagactggagtgcaatggtgcgatcttggctcaccacaatctctgcctcccgggttcaagcgattctcctgcctcagcctcccgagtagctgggattacaggtgttcgccaccacgactggctaatttttatatttttagtagagacggggtttcaccatgttgctcaggctggtctcgaactcctgacctcgtgatctacccgcctcagcctcccaaagtgctgggattacaggcatgagccactgtgcctggccccagtttttgtatttttagtagaggcagggtttcaccatgttggccaggctggtctcgaactcctgacctcggtctcccaaaatgctgggattataggcgtgaaccactgtgcctggccccaagattaatattttattttattttattttgtttatttattttgagacggagtcttgctctgtcacccaggctgtagtacagtggctctatctcggctcactgcaacctttgctgtccaggttcaagcaattttccctgcctcagcctcccaagtagctgggattataggtgcccgtgaccacacccagctaatttttgtatttttagtagagatggggttttgccatgttggccaggctgctctcgaactcctgaccttaggtgatccgcctgccttagcctcccaaagtgctgggattacaggtgtgagccaccgtgcctggccaagattaatattttaaagcacCACTTTG
This genomic window contains:
- the SMG5 gene encoding nonsense-mediated mRNA decay factor SMG5 isoform X1; translation: MSQGPPTGESSEPEAKVLHTKRLYRAVVEAVHRLDLILCNKTAYQEVFKPENISLRNKLRELCVKLMFLHPVDYGRKAEELLWRKVYYEVIQLIKTNKKHIHSRSTLECAYRTHLVAGIGFYQHLLLYIQSHYQLELQCCIDWTHVTDPLIGCKKPVSASGKEMDWAQMACHRCLVYLGDLSRYQNELAGVDTELLAERFYYQALSVAPQIGMPFNQLGTLAGSKYYNVEAMYCYLRCIQSEVSFEGAYGNLKRLYDKAVKMYHQLKKCETRKLSPGKKRCKDIKRLLVNFMYLQSLLQPKSSSVDSELTSLCQSVLEDFNLCLFYLPSSPNLSLASEDEEEYESGYAFLPDLLIFQMVIICLMCVHSLERAGSKQYSAAIAFTLALFSHLVNHVNIRLQAELEEGENPVPAFQSDGTDEPESKEPLEKEEEPDPEPPPVAPQVGEGRKSRKFSRLSCLRRRRHPPKVGDDSDLSEGFESDSSHDSARASEGSDSGSDKSLEGGGTAFDAETDSEMNSQESRSDLEDMEEEEGTRSPTLEPPRGRSEAPDSLNGPLGPSEASIASNLQAMSTQMFQTKRCFRLAPTFSNLLLQPTTNPHTSASHRPCINGDVDKPSEPASEEGSESEGSESSGRSCRNERSIQEKLQVLMAEGLLPAVKVFLDWLRTNPDLIIVCAQSSQSLWNRLSVLLNLLPAAGELQESGLALCPEVQDLLEGCELPDLPSSLLLPEDMALRNLPPLRAAHRRFNFDTDRPLLSTLEESVVRICCIRSFGHFIARLQGSILQFNPEVGIFVSIAQSEQESLLQQAQAQFRMAQEEARRNRLMRDMAQLRLQLEVSQLEGSLQQPKAQSAMSPYLVPDTQALCHHLPVIRQLATSGRFIVIIPRTVIDGLDLLKKEHPGARDGIRYLEAEFKKGNRYIRCQKEVGKSFERHKLKRQDADAWTLYKILDSCKQLTLAQGAGEEDPSGMVTIITGLPLDNPSVLSGPMQRLNDLLFSSGGQTLSIFPSPIPQAALQAAAHASVDIKNVLDFYKQWKEIG
- the SMG5 gene encoding nonsense-mediated mRNA decay factor SMG5 isoform X4; this encodes MSQGPPTGESSEPEAKVLHTKRLYRAVVEAVHRLDLILCNKTAYQEVFKPENISLRNKLRELCVKLMFLHPVDYGRKAEELLWRKVYYEVIQLIKTNKKHIHSRSTLECAYRTHLVAGIGFYQHLLLYIQSHYQLELQCCIDWTHVTDPLIGCKKPVSASGKEMDWAQMACHRCLVYLGDLSRYQNELAGVDTELLAERFYYQALSVAPQIGMPFNQLGTLAGSKYYNVEAMYCYLRCIQSEVSFEGAYGNLKRLYDKAVKMYHQLKKCETRKLSPGKKRCKDIKRLLVNFMYLQSLLQPKSSSVDSELTSLCQSVLEDFNLCLFYLPSSPNLSLASEDEEEYESGYAFLPDLLIFQMVIICLMCVHSLERAGSKQYSAAIAFTLALFSHLVNHVNIRLQAELEEGENPVPAFQSDGTDEPESKEPLEKEEEPDPEPPPVAPQVGEGRKSRKFSRLSCLRRRRHPPKVGDDSDLSEGFESDSSHDSARASEGSDSGSDKSLEGGGTAFDAETDSEMNSQESRSDLEDMEEEEGTRSPTLEPPRGRSEAPDSLNGPLGPSEASIASNLQAMSTQMFQTKRCFRLAPTFSNLLLQPTTNPHTSASHRPCINGDVDKPSEPASEEGSESEGSESSGRSCRNERSIQEKLQVLMAEGLLPAVKVFLDWLRTNPDLIIVCAQSSQSLWNRLSVLLNLLPAAGELQESGLALCPEVQDLLEGCELPDLPSSLLLPEDMALRNLPPLRAAHRRFNFDTDRPLLSTLEEAQEEARRNRLMRDMAQLRLQLEVSQLEGSLQQPKAQSAMSPYLVPDTQALCHHLPVIRQLATSGRFIVIIPRTVIDGLDLLKKEHPGARDGIRYLEAEFKKGNRYIRCQKEVGKSFERHKLKRQDADAWTLYKILDSCKQLTLAQGAGEEDPSGMVTIITGLPLDNPSVLSGPMQRLNDLLFSSGGQTLSIFPSPIPQAALQAAAHASVDIKNVLDFYKQWKEIG